The following coding sequences are from one Rhineura floridana isolate rRhiFlo1 chromosome 2, rRhiFlo1.hap2, whole genome shotgun sequence window:
- the ERH gene encoding enhancer of rudimentary homolog encodes MSHTILLVQPTKRPEGRTYADYESVNECMEGVCKMYEEHLKRMNPNSPSITYDISQLFDFIDDLADLSCLVYRADTQTYQPYNKDWIKEKIYVLLRRQAQQASK; translated from the exons TCTCACACAATTTTGCTTGTTCAACCTACCAAACGACCGGAAGGCAGGACTTATGCGGATTATGAATCTGTGAATGAGTGCATGGAAG GAGTCTGTAAAATGTATGAAGAACATCTGAAGAGAATGAATCCTAATAGCCCTTCAATCACATATGATATTAGCCAGTTATTTGATTTCATTGATGATCTGGCTGACCTCAGCTGCCTTGT TTATCGTGCTGATACTCAGACATACCAGCCATACAATAAAGATTGGATAAAGGAGAAGATCTATGTCCTTCTCCGCAGACAAGctcagcaagcaagcaaataa